In a genomic window of Pieris brassicae chromosome 7, ilPieBrab1.1, whole genome shotgun sequence:
- the LOC123712358 gene encoding nucleolar complex protein 2 homolog has protein sequence MNMKKSKKVEMPTNESDVDSEEELNPEKHKESLDKLKKTDPDFYNFLEENDENLLNFDVESGDDDSEKGDEDDDEKVHLPGPLTGDSDESDFEDDSTKSVRGKVTLKMVAQWQNKLQTEGKVKRTTIVTVIKVFNAAMLRATSVDGTSTGEFKVEGSSVFNAVIQMCVLYLPSALKSYLGMEQSGKDPQKCKNFSKLKGPLVAYLKDLLKLLGGVSSENILTVMLKHLHQMSVFVACFTRVSKMALKKLILLWSTGEETVRVLAFLSILRITRNQQTSLLDLVLKAMYMTYVKNSKFVSPGTWPGINFMRRSLVEMFALDLNVSYQYVFLYIRQLAIHLRNAIVVQKVENRQAVYNWQFINSLHLWADLIGATSNKPQLQSLLYPLVMVITNTIKLVPTHQYYPLRFHCAEILINVSKDTNTFIPILPYLAEVLTSYDFNKKHKKVSMKPLDFSCVLRLAKSQLAENGFKDSAIDRVYGLLLEYTANQSHSIAFPDVTLLAILQIKQFLKSCSVANYTKKIRQLLEKIEENSKFIERERAKISFALSEGKMVAAWEASIKAKGTPLLAFYENWSKINKIQKRKRVTKNDEIAGEMPMIKRPKIPDSEEKPETKGPLVLFPSDSEDENLEIEEETSKPKKVKKKVKKPNKTKEVPVNVQDKGDVVQDLSVNDW, from the exons atgaatatgaagaaaagtaaaaaagttGAAATGCCGACAAATGAATCAG atGTTGATTCAGAAGAAGAGCTGAACCCAGAAAAACATAAAGAATCTCTggataaattaaagaaaacagaCCCAGACTTTTACAACTTTCTTGAAGAAAATGACGAAAATCTCCTAAACTTTGACGTAGAGTCGGGCGATGATGATTCAGAGAAAGGTGATGAGGATGATGACGAAAAAGTGCATTTACCTGGACCTCTTACTGGGGACAGTGATGAAAGTGATTTTGAG GATGACTCTACTAAATCTGTGCGAGGTAAAGTTACACTTAAAATGGTCGCACAATGGCAAAATAAACTACAAACTGAAGGCAAAGTTAAAAGAACTACAATTGTGACTGTAATTAAAGTCTTTAATGCAGCGATGCTACGAGCAACCAGTGTAGATGGTACCTCAACAGGAGAGTTCAAAGTTGAAG GTTCATCTGTCTTCAACGCTGTTATTCAAATGTGTGTGCTGTATTTACCCTCCGCCCTAAAGAGCTATTTAGGAATGGAACAGTCTGGTAAAGATCCTCAGAAATGCAAGAACTTTTCGAAACTGAAAGGGCCCTTAGTGGCATATCTGAAAGATTTACTCAAACTCCTTGGCGGAGTCAGCTCAGAGAACATATTGACTGTTATGTTAAAGCATCTGCATCAGATGTCAGTTTTTGTTGCCTGCTTTACAAGAGTGTCAAAAATGGCTTTAAAGaagcttatattattatggtcAACTGGTGAAGAAACTGTAAGAGTGCTAGCATTTTTGAGTATACTTAGAATTACGAGGAACCAACAAACATCATTACTAGATTTGGTTTTAAAAGCGATGTACATGACATATGTGAAGAATTCAAAATTTGTGAGTCCCGGGACATGGCCGGGAATCAATTTTATGAGGAGATCACTGGTGGAAATGTTTGCATTGGACCTGAATGTGTCCTATcaatatgtttttctttacatcAGGCAATTGGCAATCCATTTGAGAAATGCTATAGTAGTACAGAAAGTGGAGAACCGACAAGCTGTTTATAATTGGCAGTTCATTAATTCACTACATTTGTGGGCTGATTTAATAGGAGCTACGTCAAATAAGCCTCAACTGCAGTCATTATTGTACCCTTTGGTGATGGTCATAACAAATACCATCAAATTGGTACCCACTCATCAGTACTATCCATTGAGGTTCCACTGTGCTGAGATTCTGATCAATGTGTCTAAAGACACTAATACTTTCATTCCTATTCTGCCCTATCTAGCGGAG GTGTTAACCTCGTATgactttaacaaaaaacacaaaaaagtgTCAATGAAGCCACTGGACTTTTCTTGCGTTCTCCGTTTAGCAAAATCACAGTTAGCAGAGAATGGTTTCAAGGATTCGGCGATTGATAGGGTGTATGGTCTTCTTTTGGAATATACGGCCAACCAGTCGCATAGTATTGCCTTTCCGGATGTCACTTTATTGGCTATTTTACAG ATAAAACAATTCCTCAAGTCATGTTCTGTTGCAAattatacaaagaaaataagacagttattagaaaaaatagaAGAGAACTCCAAATTTATCGAGCGGGAACGAGCTAAAATTAGCTTTGCATTGAGTGAAGGAAAAATGGTTGCTGCCTGGGAAGCGAGCATTAAAGCGAAGGGCACACCCCTTCTCGCATTCTACGAAAACTGGAGCAAAATCAACAAAATACAGAAGAGGAAGAGAGTAACTAAGAATGATGAAATTGCTGGAGAGATGCCTATGATCAAGAGGCCAAAAATACCCGATTCCGAGGAAAAACCGGAAACGAAAGGTCCACTTGTTCTCTTCCCATCAGATAGTGAAGATGAAAATCTTGAAATAGAGGAAGAAACATCGAAACCTAAAAAAGTTAAGAAAAAGGTTAAAAAACCGAATAAGACAAAGGAAGTACCAGTTAACGTACAAGATAAAGGGGATGTTGTACAAGATCTAAGTGTAAATGACTGGTAA